Below is a window of Lacibacter sp. H407 DNA.
TAGTATTTGCCTATGTTCTATTTAATTCGAATGTGAAAATAATAGAGATCATTGGAATTACAAAATATTTTGAATAATTTTTAGGACAACATGTTTTCTCCCTTTGGGAGATGGCAAAGGCAAAAAGAAAAATTACATCTAAGCAATTAAAGGCTCGACTAACAAGGTTGATGAAAATTGCTGGGCTAGAAGTTTCTGGATTTGCAGAGTTTACAAATATATCCGAAAGCCATGTTTATGCGCTTCTAAATGGAACTAGAGAGATAACCGAAGATATTAGCGAAAAAATCTCAGACAAGTTTGGAATCCAACCGCAACAGCTTTTAAGTAGTAGATTCAAATTAACAGAAGAGTTGCGAGGTGTTCCTTTATTAAAGAAATTCTATTCGGACGAAAAGCAAACCCAAAGCTATTTCATTCAAACTAAAAGTGACAGGAAGGCTTCTTTTTATATTGAGACCGAATTATTGAACAATGGCTTTTTTGACAAGCCTGTATACGTTAGTGATGTGAGGAGTGCGTGTCACAAAAAGAAAAAGCACTATACAAGCAAGCAGATATCACAGATTTTGAATTACATGGCCGATCGGAAAATCCTAAAAAGAAAAAAGAAACCAATAATATTAGTCAATGGTAAAACTGGTAAAAGAATGGTCGATGTCTTTTACAAATAATAGGTAGTCCGAGAAAAGGGCGTTTTCACGCTTGTATATCTAAATTCTTTTTTGCATATTGGCAAAAAACTAATTTATGAGAACACTGATAATCCCACTGTTCCTGTTATTTGCAGCGGCCAACAGCTATTCTCAAACAACTATTCCTCTTGAAGATGTGAGTAAACACATAGGTGATAGTGTTACTGTTTGCGGTAAAGTGAGCGGTGCCCGGTTTTTAGAACAAGCCAAGGGAACGCCCACATTTTTAAATATCGGGCAGGTTTTCCCCAACAATACCTTAACGATCGTGATCTGGAGCGATGTTAGGAAGCAATTTGAAACGACGCCGGAAGTGTTGTTTAAGGATAAAGAGGTATGCGTTACCGGTAGGATTGAATTATTTCGGGAAAGGCCGCAGATTGTTTTAAGGAGGAAGGAGGATGTGAGAATTTATTAATAGGGTTGTATCGAATAGATAAATTAATAACTCTCGTTTGTTACTGAACTATATTAAAGTTTTCAATTTAGTATTTTTATCTAAATCATGATTGTTGTAAATACTCAATATGTCGATTTTTCGACTTCGAACCAGCATCAGGAAATTTCCGCTGGCTTTAAAGGGCACTTTTATATAGTTAGCTCTTTAGATCAAATAGGTATTAGAGAAGATGAAGAAATAGTTATAGCTATACCCGTAAAAAATGATTTAACTTTTTCAGCTTCCGGATTTGTTGCAAAAGTTGGTGCTGTTGATAGAATCCCTCCTAGTGCAAGACCATCAGACGGCCAGTTGCAACCTAAAGAAAAGTACAGACATAGTTATCAAATTGCAATTACAAATGACTTAACACAGAATAATTTACTAAGTGATTTAGAGTATAGTATAAAAGCTGTATACCGATTTAATAAACCGATAATCCATTTTCAACAACAGTTTAGAGATTTATCAAAAGAAGACTATGAAACGATCATTAAAGGTTGGGTATATGCATCACGTACCGCATTTGGGAAACTTGTCAATTCTATACCTCGACAAAATAAATTAGAGTTCATGTTACAAGCAATGGACTTTTTTGCAACTGTTGATTTTGCTAAGGTGTCCCTTCATGATGGATTATCGTTTCTCTATGAATATATTAATAGGCGAATATTGAGTCGAGGGAGACTAATAGTTGAAACAAATGAACTTATAAAAAGTGAGTTGAAGGAAATAGTTCCATATACAGAAGTTGGATTTTACAATTCACAAAAAGAAATAGCGGACAACATTTTAACTCAGGCAACTTTGTTCGAAAAACTATTTTCACTCGAAGGGAAAAGTAATATTAACAGAATTATTCAGAAAAGCATTAGTGAAGATTCTAATATGGAGCAAAGATTTTTACAACTATTTAAAACAGAGACCTGGCCAATAGATTTATCCTTATGAGCAATTTTATAAAAGTAATCAAAGAGTATTCATCGTTACTGAAAGAATGTTCAGTATGGCATAACTCAAGAGATATATTGGCGCCAATTTTTACGGAAACTAATGAAAAAGTAGCAAGCGATTGCTATATCTATGAATTTTATTGTTATATAAGTTTAATAGTCGATTTAAAAGGCAATTATGAAATACAGTTTAAAGAGGGGAAGGGTGCATACAAATACAAGTTTCCTCAGGCCGCCGCAAATAAGGCCGGGAAACCTAAGTTTATTGCCTTAAAGCATGGCGAAATAGAATTTCAAATTTGTGCTGGGACTAAAATAGATGGAACAATAGATTCGGAAGAGAATCATCCAGACATATCCTTTCAAAAGCCTGAAGCTTCTGACAATCCTACCCACGACGATCTAATTGTAATAATGGATGCAAAATTTAAGGAAAACGGAGATATTCTTCCAAAAGCTGAAGTATATAAGTTTGGAATTATCGTAGATTTATTCGAATTAAAAGGTGATATAAAAAAAATGATAGAATTTTCACGGTTTAAAGGGCTTGAATCTAACTGCCTAATAACAAATGGGAAGGCCTATTCTGACATTACAAATACATCTTTTTTAAAAAAGTATGCAATTAAGGAAGTTGAAAATTTTTTCCCGGGTAAAAATTTTAGGATTATCGGGTAATAAAAAGTAATGTTCTACGAATACTCCAAAATATTATCATCGTGTAAAATTGATTCATAAACTCCGGCATACAACTAAGCTTATAAAGCATTTAAATGATGACTAACAAGATGTATGATGAAGTTGAATTAGTGGCTAGGCTATCATGTAAACATCTAACTGGCATAAATAACTTATAAGCCATAATAACTAGTTATTGAGTGCATATGCAGTTTGAAAATATCAAATAAAACACTAGACAAAATAGTAATATTATATATATTTATAACTCAAAATCTAAGTTTTAATATTATGGGAAGTACAGGTTCAGGCAATTTTTCAGATTACTCTTCAAATAAAACACCTCAAAAAAATCAAGGATCTAAAAGTACAGAAGATGATTGTACCAAAGCTTATTCGTTAACATTGGAGGACGTAGAGCGAAGTGAATATTTTCTTGCAAATAATTCTTTGCCAACTGAAGGAACTTCAGTTACTATAAGGCACAATATTAGACTACAAGCAGTTGAAACAGAGACAAATCAATCAATAGGATACTTGCCAACATCCTTTAATTTCCTATTAAAGTGTCTTAGTTCAGGTATTGTTTATCAAGGTGAAGTTATTAGCTCAATTGAAAGACCTGTCTCTGTAGTTAAAATTGATATTGCACCTATATGAGCAATAACAATATTTGCATTATTGGTGATATTCTCATAGATTATACAGTTTCCTTTAATGATCAGGATAAAATGAGATTTGGAGGAATTTTTCATGCGGCTAGGGGTGCTTGGGCTAGCAATATGGATTATACTTTATGTTACTTTTCACCGAATTATATAGACGAAAAAATTGAATTCTTTATTAAGGAACATAATGGAAAAGGTATTAAAGTTGGTGAAGTCAATGGAGCGCCTAATGTTATATTAATCAAAGATTTAAAAGAAATTGGAGATCAGGGCTATGAATTATTACTTCGGGATGAGAGAAATTACAGGTATGAAATTGAAAAATTGCAAGATGAATTAATAAGTGCGAATCATTCAGATATATTGATATTTACTGGGGGATATGATTTAAGAGTAATTCTCAAAGAGGTTAGCACGACAATATCTAGAGTTCACATTGATATTTCAAATGATATTGACGATTTTGACACTCTTCTATTGCTAAATAAAAAATTTGACACAGTATTTATTTCCACTTCTTCAAATGTTTTCAAAAAAACCTATAATAACAAGATTGAAGATTTAGTTGAAAAATGTAAACCTTTCTGTAAAAATTTAGTCTTTAAGCAGAACCGAGGCGGGACGACTTGTTTTAATTTTGAAAAACCTGAAGTATTAAAAATATCATCCCAAACAAAACCAATAGTGCACTCCGTAGGCGTTGGCGACAATTTTGATTTAGCTTACATAAATAAGGTTCATTCAAATAGCCAAATTGATTCACTTAACTATGCATCCTGGTTCGCAATGGAGTATGCTTCTACAACTTATCCCGATGACTTTAAACTTGCAATTGAAAGAATTGAACAAATACCAATTATTGATTTAAAAAACAATCCTGGTGTATACTTACCATGGGACGATCGACAAGAAATAAATATATATATAGCTGCCCCGGATTTTGATTATGTTGACACAAGCTTTATTGATAAGCTTGCAACCGCCTTAGAATATCACAACTTTAGAGCTAGGCGACCAGTTCGTGAGAATGGACAATTAAATTCGAATTCATCTAATAAGGATAAGTTAAACATTTTTAAGAAGGATATGCTCCTCCTAGATCATTGCAATATACTAATAGCAGTTTTGCTATTCGATGATCCAGGAACACTTATAGAAATAGGGTTAGCTGCTGGCGCTAAAATACCTGTAATTGTTTATGACCCCTTCAAAATAGCAGCAAATTGTGTATTGACATCGTTACCTCGACTAGTAACTAATGATCTCGATATGGTAATATCTGAGGTTTTTATCATTTCAAAGAATAAATAGTATGGCAGGGATTTTACTTGCATCAGGGGGACTTGATTCTACTACATTAGCTTACTGGCTATTGGATAAAAAAATCGAATTTCATGTTTTGTTTATTGACTACGGGCAACATTTTGCAAAAACTGAGTTTGAGACGTTAAAGGCGGTACTGCCAAAAGAAAATCTATCAAGCATTGAGATTGTCAATGTTTCTAGTGTTTATGCAGGTAGTACATCCAAGATGATTATTGCACCAGATTTATGGAATGATGAAATCAATGCTGATGATCTTTATTTACCATATCGTAATATATTTATTTTGACAATTGGTGCTATAGCTGCTCAAAAAAAGAATTACGATACTGTTTATTCAGCCTTTATCAATAGTAATCATGCTAAGGAGATTGACTGTTCAAATGATTTTTTTAACCAGTTAGAATCAATTCTTAAAGATTTTGGCGCTATTAAAATTGAAATGCCTTTCAGGTATATGTCTAAATATCAAGTTGCTAAATTAGGCATTGAATTAGGAGCGCCTATTGGGAAAACATTTTCTTGCCAGGCTTCCCCCTCAATACCTTGTGGGGCGTGTCCAAATTGCGTAGATAGGCTCGAAGCATTTCGGCTATTGTCTAATAGTTAAAATTGTATTTAATTTGCTTTATGTCAAGCTTACTTAAAGACGCTAGAATTCTTGCTAATTATGTCAACTCATTGAACTACAGCGAGTTTGAATATTCGCCAACGATACCATATAATCATATTGGGGCTTTATACACTGATATTATTTTACAAGCTGGTTTAAATTACAATACTGTAGTAAGGCCAAGGGTAGCCAAAGTTTACAATTTATTCCCTGAGGCAAACACCGTATCTGGATTTTTAGATGTAATAAACAAATTTGGATTAAAATATGTCATAAGTTGGCGTGATGAAAAAAAAGCTGATCGGATACTTTCATTAATTAACTTCTCAATTACGAATGATATTGAAACTGAAAATGACTTTAAAAAATTTCTTTTAGCTGAGGGTAATCGTTTGAAAGTGCTCGATTTGAGCGGTATCGGGCCGAAAACTATCGATTATGCCTTAAAACTATTATGTGTAGACACAGTTGCTGTGGACAGGCATATCTTCACATTCGTATCAAATGCCGGCATTAAACGTAATGAATATACTGAAGTAAAAAAGGTCGTCGAATTTGCAGCTGACTTGCTAGATTCATCAAGAATAAAACTTGATAATTTTATTTGGAAAAACATGAGTCGCAATCTGAGTAAACAAATCACTCTTTCGTTATAATTCAGATAAGAAAATTTTTATTCTGAATTAGCTTGGATGATTAGGATTTTTCTAATTAAGAATGTTTATTCTATTTTGTTTAGTAAGAGTAGGTTTCGTTAGAAGTTTTCGCACTTTGATTACGTCTAGAGTCTTCTTAAATTTCTTGCTGATGCTTTAATTTACCCCACTGGTGACCCAGATCTTTAATTTGCTATTTCTTCGGGAACAGTAAATTTGCCAAATAAAATGGCTTTAATGCATATACTACTAAAGATCGATGATTTTTTAGATCAGCTTTTCCCCTTTTACAAGCTTTCAGGTAATAATCTAGACGTTTTAAAGAACGAGATTACCCAGTATTATTCTGTAGGGATATTCCAGCCGAACGTTCGCATTGAAGGCGAATTCATTCTGGTTGACATTGATACACCGGGTATACGAAAGCATGAGGCCGAATACCAAAAGGTAGTTCAACTGTGCGAAAAAGGATTATTCAATGAAGCGCTACCTCTTCTACAGAAGATCATTCATGAAAACCCGACCAATTCAGAATATCATCGAATTTACGGGCAAATACTATCGGAACAAGGGCATCAGGAAGATGCAATTAATGCATTAATTGATGCATTGCGATGGGATCCAAAAAACGGTTATGCGCTGTTAATGATGGGAAATATTTACGGCCGTTATAAAGATGATGTAGCTACTGCTATGACATTTTATAACCAAGTGCTTACGCATAGCCCAAGCGATTATATTGCAATGAATAATATCGGAGCTTTTTTATTACAACTGCATAAATATGAAGAAGCAGCAGGATATTTTGAAAAGGCGTTTGCCATTAATGATCAATACCCCAATACTACATATGGGCTGGCTTATGCGTACCATGAGATTGGAAGCCCGTTGATTGCTTTTGATTTTGCGATTAAGAGTTTGAAAAGCTGCAAGAGCAGCAGTGACCAACTTTACCGTAACAGTTACAGCCTGGCAGCAACTATAGCAGAAGCCTATTGCGATGCAGAAAAGGGGAACCATATTTTTGAAGGCTATAAAGCAGCGCTTGAGAAAAAAGCAGGTTTACCTATACGTGCAGAAGCAGACGCAACTATTGCAACAGCAGCAAAGATTGAATTTGCAGAGAACTATAACCGGGATTTTCATTTTATCAAATACAAACCCGTATATGAGGCCGTAGCTCATTTGATGATGCATGAGTTAGTGCACCTGGATTTTATGACGGATGCCCGTGCAGTAAATAGCAATATGCTATTTACTGCAGGCATGGATATGCGTTTGCAGTTTAAACGGGATTATGCAAAAGACATGCGACGGTTGGCAGGTACAGGCATGAGTGAGGAAAGCATTGCCGGATTTATGGATGCTTTGTATGACGGTATTTGTAACCAGATTTTTAATGCACCTACAGACCTGTTTATTGAAGATTATTTGTACAGCAAATATGAAGCGTTGCGGCCCTACCAATTTTTATCGCTGCACAGGTTAATAGAAGAAGGAAAGAATGCTGTGATTGATAAACGAGTGGTTCAGTATAGCCCGACGGCTATTCTTTCTGCATCGAAGGTTTTAAATATGCTGAATGCGATACAGTTTAAAGATTTGTTTGGAGCAGACTTGCTGAAAGCATTTGGCGCAACTTTAAAAGAACAAAAACAAGCAGAGGCTTTGTGGGAAGAGTATCTAGACTATAGGGCAGATAAAGAGCCGGGAGAGGAATATGAAATTATACAGCACTGGGGCGAAGATCTGGGATTGGAAAAGTATTTTCAATTAATAGATGAGCAGGATTTTCGTAAGCGTCCGAAAAATGTTGATAGTTTCCTTGAATCGTTAGACAAAGACCCGTTGGGGCTTGATCAGGATACAAACCTGAAAGAACGGGAAATGAATCAGTTTCAAGTGAACGAAGAAAGCAAAGGAACCAACCCTGCCGTAATGATGTATATGGTTGATGCATTGGGCTATTTTGAACAGATGGGTAAAGACAAGATTAAAGCGATTGCTTTTGATATAGCCATGCTGGGAACACAAGGTATTAGCCCCGAGGAAGGGAATGTATATCGTGTGCCTACTATAGAGGGAAAAGAATTTTCAGGTTACCATCTTTTAGCGTATTATTATGTGAGCTGGAAACTCGCTGTGCCAGAGATGTTGGGGCAACTGGGTTTGCCCTTTGATGATGAGTACAAGCTGGCTGAGCAAATGTTCCAGTCAAAGAAATAGTTATGAGCGAACTGCAATTACTTACTGAGAAGATTCTTGCTTTTAGAAATGACCGTGATTGGGAACAGTTTCATAATGCCAAAGATTTAGCATTAGCACTGAATGTTGAGGCTGGTGAATTACTGGAATTGTTTTTATGGAAGGTAGCAGAACAGGCAAATGCGGAGAAGGTTAAAGACGAACTGGCAGATGTACTTGTGTATGCATTGTTACTTGCGGATAAATATCAATTGGATGTGAAGCAAATTATTCTGGATAAACTGGAGAAGAATAATGAGAAGTATCCTGTTGAGAAGGCGAAGGGAAATGCAAAAAAGTATAACGAGCTGTGATGGAGCTTGAAGCATTGCTAAAATATAAATCCCTTTATAAAATAACCGGTACCCCCGAAAATTTTCTGACTGCCTTGCGATTTATGCAATGGGGCTTTAATGCCAAGAATTATGACTCCTGGAAAAAAATACAAACAGGTGATATCGTATGTTTTCATTCCAAAGCAGAGGATTCGAAATTTATCAAGAAGGGAGTATCATGTGTAATTGGATTTGGAATTGTTGGAAATATAAAATTTGAAACAAAGGATTTACTGTGGATAGAGGAGTTTGAAAGCCAGCAATTGATATATCCTTATCATTTCAATTTTTCAGAAATAGCATTCTTTACGGATGTGGCTGTTGATGATACATGGGATTCTCAAACATTAAATAAAAGGGAACGAACAGCTAACCTTATTAATAAGTTGTTACAGAATGGAATTCCTTTAAAAGAGTTGCCAGGATTTAACCCGATGGGTTCGTTTTCAATTTTAAAATCAGTCAATTCCGCTCTTCTACTTCAAAAGCCAAAGCAGTTTTCTGTTTTTGACAACGAAAATGATGAGATTCAAACTAATTCACCACTTGAAAAAGTTGATCGTGCAGAAGAAATGTTTAGGAAGGCAACTTCGCTCTCTATTAGTGATGAGGTGCAACAAAAAATTATCAATAAAAAAAGTGTTACTACTACAAAAGACCTGACTTTACTTGAACGGGCTGAAAAAGAACATTTTGAAACATTGCAAAGAACTTTGCTGTTTTTTAAGGATAAAGGCTTCGAAACATACTCAAACAAACATGTTGACTTATTTGCAATAAAAAAAGATGAGTCTT
It encodes the following:
- a CDS encoding nucleotide pyrophosphohydrolase gives rise to the protein MSELQLLTEKILAFRNDRDWEQFHNAKDLALALNVEAGELLELFLWKVAEQANAEKVKDELADVLVYALLLADKYQLDVKQIILDKLEKNNEKYPVEKAKGNAKKYNEL
- a CDS encoding helix-turn-helix domain-containing protein, translated to MAKAKRKITSKQLKARLTRLMKIAGLEVSGFAEFTNISESHVYALLNGTREITEDISEKISDKFGIQPQQLLSSRFKLTEELRGVPLLKKFYSDEKQTQSYFIQTKSDRKASFYIETELLNNGFFDKPVYVSDVRSACHKKKKHYTSKQISQILNYMADRKILKRKKKPIILVNGKTGKRMVDVFYK
- a CDS encoding nucleoside 2-deoxyribosyltransferase; this translates as MSNNNICIIGDILIDYTVSFNDQDKMRFGGIFHAARGAWASNMDYTLCYFSPNYIDEKIEFFIKEHNGKGIKVGEVNGAPNVILIKDLKEIGDQGYELLLRDERNYRYEIEKLQDELISANHSDILIFTGGYDLRVILKEVSTTISRVHIDISNDIDDFDTLLLLNKKFDTVFISTSSNVFKKTYNNKIEDLVEKCKPFCKNLVFKQNRGGTTCFNFEKPEVLKISSQTKPIVHSVGVGDNFDLAYINKVHSNSQIDSLNYASWFAMEYASTTYPDDFKLAIERIEQIPIIDLKNNPGVYLPWDDRQEINIYIAAPDFDYVDTSFIDKLATALEYHNFRARRPVRENGQLNSNSSNKDKLNIFKKDMLLLDHCNILIAVLLFDDPGTLIEIGLAAGAKIPVIVYDPFKIAANCVLTSLPRLVTNDLDMVISEVFIISKNK
- a CDS encoding tetratricopeptide repeat protein, whose amino-acid sequence is MHILLKIDDFLDQLFPFYKLSGNNLDVLKNEITQYYSVGIFQPNVRIEGEFILVDIDTPGIRKHEAEYQKVVQLCEKGLFNEALPLLQKIIHENPTNSEYHRIYGQILSEQGHQEDAINALIDALRWDPKNGYALLMMGNIYGRYKDDVATAMTFYNQVLTHSPSDYIAMNNIGAFLLQLHKYEEAAGYFEKAFAINDQYPNTTYGLAYAYHEIGSPLIAFDFAIKSLKSCKSSSDQLYRNSYSLAATIAEAYCDAEKGNHIFEGYKAALEKKAGLPIRAEADATIATAAKIEFAENYNRDFHFIKYKPVYEAVAHLMMHELVHLDFMTDARAVNSNMLFTAGMDMRLQFKRDYAKDMRRLAGTGMSEESIAGFMDALYDGICNQIFNAPTDLFIEDYLYSKYEALRPYQFLSLHRLIEEGKNAVIDKRVVQYSPTAILSASKVLNMLNAIQFKDLFGADLLKAFGATLKEQKQAEALWEEYLDYRADKEPGEEYEIIQHWGEDLGLEKYFQLIDEQDFRKRPKNVDSFLESLDKDPLGLDQDTNLKEREMNQFQVNEESKGTNPAVMMYMVDALGYFEQMGKDKIKAIAFDIAMLGTQGISPEEGNVYRVPTIEGKEFSGYHLLAYYYVSWKLAVPEMLGQLGLPFDDEYKLAEQMFQSKK
- a CDS encoding 7-cyano-7-deazaguanine synthase, translated to MAGILLASGGLDSTTLAYWLLDKKIEFHVLFIDYGQHFAKTEFETLKAVLPKENLSSIEIVNVSSVYAGSTSKMIIAPDLWNDEINADDLYLPYRNIFILTIGAIAAQKKNYDTVYSAFINSNHAKEIDCSNDFFNQLESILKDFGAIKIEMPFRYMSKYQVAKLGIELGAPIGKTFSCQASPSIPCGACPNCVDRLEAFRLLSNS